The following are encoded together in the Bos mutus isolate GX-2022 chromosome 3, NWIPB_WYAK_1.1, whole genome shotgun sequence genome:
- the LOC102277655 gene encoding guanylate-binding protein 7-like produces the protein MYLSGLGTLVEAYVDAINSGGVPCLENAVITLAEHENSAAVQKAADHYSEQMTQRLNLPTDTLQELLEVHAACEKEAIAIFMECSFKDDKWMFQKKLVDIMEKTKDSFMIQNEEASVKYYEAELKQLSESLMKSISGGTFFVPGGHSLYLEAKNKFEQDYKLVPRKGVKANQVLQSFLQSQAGVEEAILQADQALTDGDKAMAGTGRTELSEGKVAPVLPFGRCKKKYLQKDLKRKLRS, from the exons ATGTATCTTTCAGGGTTGGGGACTCTGGTGGAGGCCTACGTAGATGCCATCAACAGTGGAGGAGTTCCCTGTTTGGAGAACGCAGTAATAACTCTGGCTGAGCATGAGAACTCAGCAGCCGTGCAGAAGGCAGCTGATCACTACAGTGAGCAGATGACCCAGCGACTGAACCTTCCCACAGACACGCTCCAGGAGCTGCTGGAGGTGCATGCAGCCTGTGAGAAGGAAGCCATTGCCATCTTCATGGAGTGCTCCTTCAAGGATGACAAGTGGATGTTCCAGAAGAAGCTCGTG GACATCATGGAGAAAACAAAGGACAGTTTCATGATCCAGAATGAAGAGGCTTCTGTCAAATATTATGAGGCTGAGCTTAAGCAGCTTTCAGAATCCTTGATGAAAAGTATTTCAGGAGGCACATTCTTTGTCCCTGGAGGACACAGTCTCTATTTAGAAGCAAAGAACAAGTTTGAACAAGACTATAAACTGGTTCCCAGGAAAGGAGTTAAG GCAAACCAGGTCCTCCAGAGCTTCCTGCAGTCACAGGCAGGAGTAGAGGAAGCCATCCTGCAGGCAGACCAGGCCCTCACTGATGGGGACAAGGCCATGGCAGGTACAGGGAGGACTGAGCTCTCAGAGGGGAAGGTGGCTCCTGTGCTGCCCTTTGGCAG ATGCAAAAAGAAATACTTACAGAAGGATTTAAAAAGGAAGCTGAGGAGCTAA